A region of Micromonospora chokoriensis DNA encodes the following proteins:
- the ftsZ gene encoding cell division protein FtsZ, whose translation MTPPHNYLAVIKVVGIGGGGVNAVNRMIEVGLKGVEFIAINTDAQALLMSDADVKLDVGRELTRGLGAGANPDVGKNAAEDHRDEIEEVLKGADMVFVTCGEGGGTGTGGAPVVANIARKLGALTIGVVTRPFSFEGKRRQVQAESGIDELRNQCDTLIVIPNDRLLALGDRNISMMDAFRTADQVLLSGVQGITDLITTPGLINLDFADVKSVMSGAGSALMGIGSARGENRAVEAAEAAISSPLLEQSMDGARGVLLSIAGGSDLGLFEINDAAQLVTDAAHPDANIIFGAVIDDALGDEVRVTVIAAGFDGGTPAYKAAEPTRKTNTNQPAPQSTPVPAPATNPAPAQSPRRVLFDDVDVPDFLKNGS comes from the coding sequence ATGACACCTCCGCACAACTACCTGGCGGTCATCAAGGTCGTCGGCATCGGGGGCGGCGGCGTCAACGCCGTCAACCGGATGATCGAGGTTGGGCTCAAGGGCGTCGAGTTCATCGCGATCAACACCGATGCGCAGGCGCTGCTGATGAGTGACGCCGACGTCAAGCTCGACGTCGGCCGGGAGCTGACCCGCGGCCTGGGGGCCGGGGCCAATCCGGACGTCGGCAAGAACGCCGCCGAGGACCACCGCGACGAGATCGAGGAGGTGCTCAAGGGCGCCGACATGGTCTTCGTGACCTGCGGCGAGGGCGGCGGCACCGGCACCGGGGGCGCGCCCGTCGTGGCGAACATCGCCCGCAAGCTCGGCGCGCTGACCATCGGTGTGGTGACCCGCCCGTTCTCCTTCGAGGGCAAGCGGCGCCAGGTGCAGGCCGAGTCGGGAATAGACGAACTCCGCAACCAGTGCGACACGCTTATCGTGATCCCCAACGACCGGCTGCTGGCCCTGGGTGACCGCAACATCAGCATGATGGACGCGTTCCGCACCGCCGACCAGGTGCTGCTCTCCGGTGTGCAGGGCATCACCGACCTGATCACCACCCCCGGTCTGATCAACCTGGACTTCGCCGACGTCAAGAGCGTGATGAGCGGCGCCGGCAGCGCGTTGATGGGCATCGGCAGCGCCCGCGGGGAGAACCGCGCGGTCGAGGCGGCCGAGGCGGCCATCTCCAGCCCGCTGCTGGAGCAGAGCATGGACGGCGCGCGCGGCGTGCTGCTCTCCATCGCCGGTGGTTCCGACCTCGGCCTGTTCGAGATCAACGATGCTGCCCAGCTGGTCACCGACGCGGCCCACCCGGACGCCAACATCATCTTCGGTGCGGTCATCGACGACGCGCTCGGTGACGAGGTACGGGTGACTGTCATCGCGGCGGGCTTCGACGGTGGCACGCCCGCGTACAAGGCGGCCGAGCCGACCCGGAAGACCAACACCAACCAACCGGCGCCGCAGAGCACCCCGGTGCCGGCGCCGGCGACCAACCCGGCTCCGGCCCAGTCGCCGCGGCGGGTGCTCTTCGACGACGTGGACGTGCCCGACTTCCTCAAGAACGGGTCCTGA
- a CDS encoding YggS family pyridoxal phosphate-dependent enzyme — MTDSSATARPERHAEIAAGLAQVRSRIADACARAGRDRADVTMIAVTKTYPASDVVALAGLGVTDMGENRDQEAAGKAAEVAAAGVRPRWHFIGQLQRNKARSVVRYADVVQSVDSVRLARALATASAQREQPLDVLVQVSIDGDAARGGALPGSADPGAGLEPVAEAVAEAPGLRLVGLMAVAPLGWEPERAFARLAEVADVFRGVHPGATALSAGMSGDFDIAIRYGATHVRVGSALLGMRSTLR, encoded by the coding sequence ATGACCGACAGTTCAGCCACGGCGCGGCCGGAACGGCACGCCGAGATCGCGGCCGGCCTGGCTCAGGTGCGGTCCCGGATCGCCGACGCCTGCGCGCGGGCCGGCCGGGACCGCGCCGACGTCACGATGATCGCGGTGACGAAGACCTACCCGGCCAGCGACGTGGTGGCGCTGGCCGGGCTCGGGGTGACCGACATGGGGGAGAACCGCGACCAGGAGGCGGCCGGTAAGGCCGCCGAGGTGGCGGCGGCCGGGGTGCGTCCGCGGTGGCACTTCATCGGTCAGTTGCAGCGCAACAAGGCCCGCTCGGTGGTCCGGTACGCCGATGTGGTGCAGTCCGTCGACAGTGTCCGGCTGGCCCGGGCGTTGGCCACCGCGTCCGCCCAGCGGGAGCAGCCGCTCGACGTCCTGGTCCAGGTGAGCATCGACGGCGACGCGGCCCGGGGTGGGGCGTTGCCCGGGTCGGCCGATCCGGGCGCGGGGCTGGAACCGGTGGCCGAGGCGGTTGCCGAAGCGCCCGGGCTGCGCCTCGTCGGCCTCATGGCGGTCGCTCCGCTGGGTTGGGAACCCGAGCGGGCCTTCGCCCGTCTCGCCGAGGTCGCCGACGTGTTCCGGGGGGTCCATCCGGGAGCGACCGCGCTGTCCGCGGGGATGAGCGGGGATTTCGACATCGCGATCCGATATGGCGCGACACATGTCCGCGTCGGTAGCGCGTTGCTCGGAATGCGTTCCACGCTGCGGTAG
- a CDS encoding cell division protein SepF: MGALRKAGVWLGLVEEDDERAYDDGGYDKGGYRESRYRQSRYAEEFADEDEDDTEEPPAPRPRVSERGRLSERASGRLGEADRGDGERPERIERSSVRSITRSSAGETSGALTYHTRDNLALAPQVTARERALPEEEQRYQITTLHPTTYREARTIGEHFRDGVPVIINLTEMDEADARRLVDFAAGLAFGLRGTIERVTNRVFLLSPANVQVTAEDKAKIAEGGFFSLS; the protein is encoded by the coding sequence ATGGGTGCACTGCGCAAGGCGGGGGTCTGGCTCGGTCTGGTCGAGGAAGACGACGAGCGGGCCTACGACGACGGTGGCTACGACAAGGGTGGCTACCGCGAGTCGCGTTACCGGCAGAGCCGATACGCCGAGGAGTTCGCCGACGAGGACGAGGACGACACCGAGGAGCCGCCGGCTCCCCGGCCACGGGTCAGCGAGCGGGGGCGGCTCTCCGAGCGCGCGAGCGGGCGGTTGGGTGAGGCCGACCGTGGCGACGGTGAGCGTCCGGAGCGGATCGAGCGGTCCAGCGTACGGTCGATCACGCGGTCGTCAGCTGGTGAGACCTCGGGCGCGTTGACCTACCACACCCGTGACAACCTGGCCCTCGCGCCGCAGGTCACGGCACGTGAGCGGGCGTTGCCCGAGGAGGAACAGCGCTACCAGATCACCACGCTGCATCCGACCACCTACCGGGAGGCGCGCACGATCGGTGAGCACTTCCGCGACGGCGTTCCGGTGATCATCAATCTCACCGAGATGGATGAGGCCGATGCCCGCCGTCTGGTGGACTTCGCCGCCGGTCTGGCGTTCGGTCTGCGCGGTACGATCGAGCGCGTGACCAATCGGGTGTTCCTGCTCTCACCGGCCAACGTCCAGGTCACCGCTGAGGACAAGGCCAAGATCGCTGAGGGCGGTTTTTTCAGCCTGAGTTGA
- a CDS encoding YggT family protein — protein MLSILLQVLYLILYVFLLLLLSRFVLSAVLQYGRRWQPGRGASAGLESVWSVTDPPLNALRRVIPPLRIGTVSIDLASLVLLVILFVLMEFVLGPSIRASA, from the coding sequence GTGTTGTCGATCTTACTGCAAGTGCTGTACCTGATCCTTTATGTCTTCCTGCTCCTTCTCCTGTCCCGGTTCGTGTTGAGCGCCGTCCTGCAGTACGGCCGGCGCTGGCAACCGGGGCGCGGAGCATCGGCAGGATTGGAATCCGTGTGGAGCGTCACTGATCCCCCTCTCAACGCGTTGAGGCGTGTGATCCCTCCGCTGCGAATTGGTACCGTGAGCATCGACCTGGCCTCCCTTGTGCTCCTGGTTATCCTGTTCGTGCTGATGGAGTTCGTGTTAGGGCCGTCGATCAGGGCATCTGCCTGA
- a CDS encoding DivIVA domain-containing protein, whose product MPLTPADVHNVAFKKPPIGKRGYDEEEVDAFLDEVERELARLIEENNELRAQVERGGRGGAPAGPGGDARLAAELNDVKAQLDRVQRDKSAAEQAARAMQAELEQVRTTGGPAGVTGDGEQQALRVLMMAQRTADDHVSDARREADSLLSEARSKAEEVTREARAKADALERDARQRHQEAMGGLDAKRTALQKHIEELKQFEREYRTRLKAYLESQLRDLDGRGQGLEAEMTRSEAGRVAGGNGLAAAGLAGSYGGGGRSGALEAGR is encoded by the coding sequence ATGCCGCTGACCCCGGCCGACGTCCACAACGTCGCCTTCAAAAAGCCGCCGATCGGCAAGCGGGGGTATGACGAGGAAGAGGTCGACGCCTTCCTCGATGAGGTCGAGCGCGAGCTCGCCCGCCTCATCGAGGAGAACAACGAGCTGCGCGCCCAGGTGGAGCGCGGCGGCCGTGGCGGCGCCCCCGCGGGCCCCGGCGGCGACGCCCGACTGGCGGCGGAGCTCAACGACGTCAAGGCCCAGCTGGACCGGGTGCAGCGCGACAAGTCGGCGGCCGAGCAGGCCGCCCGCGCCATGCAGGCCGAGCTGGAGCAGGTCCGCACGACCGGCGGCCCCGCGGGCGTCACCGGTGACGGCGAGCAGCAGGCCCTGCGCGTGCTGATGATGGCCCAGCGCACCGCCGACGACCACGTGTCCGACGCTCGCCGCGAGGCCGACAGCCTGCTGTCCGAGGCTCGCAGCAAGGCCGAGGAGGTGACCCGGGAGGCGCGCGCGAAGGCCGACGCCCTCGAGCGGGACGCCCGCCAGCGGCACCAGGAGGCCATGGGCGGCCTGGACGCCAAGCGCACGGCCCTGCAGAAGCACATCGAGGAGCTCAAGCAGTTCGAGCGTGAGTACCGCACCCGGCTCAAGGCGTACCTGGAGAGCCAGCTGCGGGACCTCGACGGTCGCGGCCAGGGCCTCGAAGCCGAGATGACCCGCTCCGAGGCGGGTCGGGTCGCCGGCGGCAACGGGCTGGCCGCTGCGGGCCTCGCCGGTTCGTACGGCGGCGGCGGGCGCTCCGGCGCCCTCGAAGCCGGACGCTGA
- a CDS encoding DUF167 domain-containing protein gives MPAQETLTVAVRVKPGASRDRVGGRFDGPHGPALVIAVHDPAVDGRATEAARRALAAALGIRPAAVSLRVGAASRDKLFLVDRPAPELAALLRRLRDGSAE, from the coding sequence GTGCCCGCGCAGGAGACGCTCACCGTGGCGGTACGGGTGAAGCCCGGAGCCTCCCGGGACCGGGTGGGCGGACGTTTCGACGGTCCACACGGGCCGGCCCTGGTGATCGCGGTGCACGACCCCGCCGTCGACGGGCGGGCGACCGAGGCGGCCCGTCGGGCGTTGGCGGCCGCTCTGGGTATCCGGCCGGCGGCGGTGTCCCTGCGCGTGGGCGCGGCCAGTCGGGACAAGCTCTTCCTCGTCGACCGGCCCGCGCCGGAGCTGGCCGCGCTGCTGCGCCGACTGCGCGACGGATCCGCCGAGTGA
- a CDS encoding potassium/proton antiporter, which yields MTPGLDVALLLGAAVLLVAVGAVRLSTRLGVPSLLVYLALGVAIGEGGLGIRFDDVDLTRALGFCALIVIIAEGGLTARWSTLRPVLGLASALSTVGVVVSIVVVGVAVHLLLGLDWRLALLYGAVLSSTDAAAVFATLRRLRLPPRLVATLEAESGMNDAPVVLLVVLLSHEGWAHPWWYEVGLVCYELGVGAAVGVGAGVAGAWALRRAALPSAGLYPIATVGITVLAYAAGAVLHASGFLAVYVAGVLLGNARLSHRQAILGFADGLAWLAQIGLFVLLGLLASPGRLDAAVLPAVVAGLALVLLARPLSVAVSALPFRVGLREQAFLSWAGLRGAVPIVLATIPLSERVPGAERLFDVVFVLVVIFTLVQAGALGPFARWLRVTAPTEAAEIHVETAPLERMRADLLQVEVPPGSRLAGVHVDELRLPPGASVTLVLRDGVGFVPAPDTRLKTGDSLLIVATAGVRDAAERRLRAVSRRGRLARWFGEHGDEVPG from the coding sequence GTGACGCCCGGGTTGGACGTCGCGCTGCTGCTCGGTGCGGCAGTGCTGCTCGTCGCCGTGGGCGCGGTGCGACTCTCCACCCGGCTCGGTGTGCCCAGCCTCCTCGTCTACCTGGCGCTGGGTGTGGCGATCGGCGAGGGCGGGCTGGGTATCCGCTTCGACGACGTCGACCTGACCCGGGCCCTCGGCTTCTGCGCGCTGATCGTGATCATCGCGGAGGGTGGCCTCACCGCCCGATGGAGCACCCTGCGACCGGTGCTCGGGCTGGCCTCGGCACTCTCCACGGTCGGCGTCGTCGTGAGCATCGTGGTGGTCGGTGTCGCCGTACACCTTCTCCTGGGGTTGGACTGGCGGTTGGCCCTGCTCTACGGGGCGGTGCTGTCGTCCACCGACGCGGCGGCCGTCTTCGCCACCCTGCGCCGGCTGCGGTTGCCGCCCCGGCTGGTGGCGACCCTGGAGGCCGAGTCGGGCATGAACGACGCCCCGGTGGTGCTGCTGGTGGTGCTGCTGTCCCACGAGGGTTGGGCGCATCCGTGGTGGTACGAGGTCGGGCTGGTCTGCTACGAGCTGGGCGTGGGCGCGGCGGTGGGTGTGGGTGCGGGTGTCGCCGGCGCCTGGGCGCTGCGTCGGGCGGCGCTGCCGTCGGCCGGTCTCTACCCGATCGCCACCGTGGGCATCACCGTGTTGGCGTACGCCGCCGGGGCGGTGCTGCACGCCTCGGGGTTCCTCGCCGTGTATGTGGCCGGGGTGCTGCTGGGCAATGCCCGGTTGTCGCACCGGCAGGCGATCCTCGGTTTCGCGGACGGGCTGGCGTGGCTCGCCCAGATCGGGCTGTTCGTGCTGCTCGGGTTGCTGGCCTCGCCGGGTCGCCTCGACGCGGCGGTGCTTCCCGCCGTGGTCGCGGGGCTTGCCCTGGTGCTGCTGGCCCGGCCGTTGTCGGTGGCCGTCTCGGCGCTGCCGTTCCGGGTCGGCCTCCGTGAACAGGCGTTCCTGTCCTGGGCGGGGCTGCGCGGGGCGGTGCCGATCGTGCTGGCGACCATTCCGCTCTCCGAGCGGGTGCCCGGTGCGGAACGTCTCTTCGACGTGGTCTTCGTGCTGGTAGTGATCTTCACGCTGGTGCAGGCCGGGGCGCTGGGGCCGTTCGCCCGCTGGTTGCGGGTGACCGCGCCGACCGAGGCCGCCGAGATCCATGTGGAGACCGCTCCGCTGGAGCGGATGCGCGCGGACCTGCTCCAGGTGGAGGTGCCGCCGGGCTCGCGGTTGGCCGGCGTGCACGTCGACGAGCTGCGGCTTCCGCCGGGCGCGTCGGTGACGCTGGTGCTGCGCGACGGGGTGGGATTCGTGCCCGCGCCGGACACCCGGCTGAAGACCGGCGACAGCCTGCTGATCGTGGCGACCGCCGGGGTGCGGGACGCCGCCGAGCGGAGGTTGCGGGCGGTCAGCCGACGGGGGCGGCTGGCTCGGTGGTTTGGCGAACACGGGGATGAAGTGCCTGGTTGA
- a CDS encoding TraR/DksA family transcriptional regulator: protein MAKPADTRTAGRKPVAKATRSAAETEKIRAALAARRDELRAEYDQTLSEITELQRDRLTDSAGDDQADTGTKTLEREQEISLANSILERITQVERALERLDEGGYGWCERCGNPIPVERLAAFPSATQCVTCKQLEERR from the coding sequence ATGGCTAAGCCAGCCGACACCAGGACCGCCGGACGTAAGCCGGTGGCCAAGGCCACCCGGAGCGCGGCGGAGACCGAGAAGATCCGGGCGGCGTTGGCGGCGCGGCGGGACGAGCTTCGTGCCGAGTACGATCAGACGCTGAGCGAGATCACCGAGCTGCAGCGCGATCGGCTGACCGACTCGGCCGGGGACGACCAGGCCGACACGGGCACCAAGACGCTCGAGCGGGAGCAGGAGATCTCTCTCGCCAACAGCATTCTGGAACGGATCACGCAGGTGGAGCGCGCGTTGGAGCGCCTCGACGAGGGTGGTTACGGCTGGTGCGAGCGGTGCGGCAACCCGATCCCGGTCGAGCGCCTCGCCGCATTCCCGTCGGCCACCCAGTGTGTGACGTGCAAGCAGCTGGAGGAACGGCGCTGA
- the lspA gene encoding signal peptidase II encodes MTAAPSAEPGRTDPGGGTRRPRAVAILAGVALVALLADLVTKHLALAALTDREPVRLLGGFVYLSLTRNSGAAWSIGADHTWVFPLITIGVVGWIVWMALRLRSLPWAISLGLVLGGALGNLVDRIFRAPSPFHGHVVDMISLFDPYGQVWPVFNLADSSLVCGVLLAVLLELTGRQRDGRRAGRDGDPTGTDAPQGAAEQQERA; translated from the coding sequence ATGACCGCAGCACCGTCCGCCGAGCCCGGCCGCACCGATCCGGGCGGCGGCACACGCCGACCCCGGGCCGTCGCGATCCTCGCCGGAGTCGCCCTGGTGGCCCTGCTGGCCGACCTGGTCACCAAGCACCTCGCGCTGGCCGCGTTGACCGACCGGGAGCCGGTCCGTCTGCTCGGCGGGTTCGTCTACCTGAGCCTGACCCGTAACAGCGGCGCCGCCTGGAGCATCGGCGCGGACCACACCTGGGTCTTCCCGCTGATCACCATCGGTGTGGTCGGCTGGATCGTCTGGATGGCCCTGCGACTGCGCTCACTGCCCTGGGCGATCTCCCTCGGCCTGGTGCTGGGCGGCGCGCTGGGCAACCTCGTCGACCGGATCTTCCGGGCACCGTCCCCCTTCCACGGGCACGTGGTCGACATGATCAGCCTCTTCGACCCGTACGGCCAGGTCTGGCCGGTGTTCAACCTGGCGGACAGCTCGCTGGTCTGCGGCGTGCTGCTGGCCGTGCTGTTGGAGCTGACCGGCCGCCAGCGCGACGGCCGACGCGCCGGCCGCGACGGCGACCCGACCGGGACGGACGCCCCCCAGGGCGCCGCCGAGCAGCAGGAGCGGGCATGA
- a CDS encoding RluA family pseudouridine synthase, whose protein sequence is MTSAFAAGGDHRSLPVPDGLDGMRLDQAVSRLFGLSRTAAAALVDAGDALVDGSARPNSHKVKAGSWLDVTLPAPVAPPTVVPQAVPGLRVVYADDDIVVVDKPVGVAAHPSPGWTGPTVIGGLAAIGHRISTSGAAERQGVVHRLDVGTTGIMVVAKSEQAYTALKRAFKYREVDKGYHAVVQGHLDPLRGTVDAPIDRHPTHDYRWAVVSGGKPSITHYDTLEAFPAASLVDVRLETGRTHQIRVHFSTLRHPCVGDLTYGADPTLSARLGLARQWLHARELSFLHPRTGDEVRFVSDYPDDLDRALQILRD, encoded by the coding sequence ATGACCTCCGCATTCGCCGCTGGCGGCGACCACCGTTCCCTGCCCGTGCCGGACGGCCTCGACGGCATGCGACTGGACCAGGCCGTGTCCCGCCTGTTCGGGCTCTCCCGCACCGCCGCCGCGGCCCTGGTGGATGCCGGGGACGCGCTGGTCGACGGCAGCGCCCGGCCGAACTCGCACAAGGTCAAGGCCGGCTCCTGGCTGGACGTCACGCTGCCCGCCCCGGTCGCGCCACCGACCGTGGTGCCCCAGGCGGTGCCCGGGCTGCGGGTGGTCTACGCCGACGACGACATCGTGGTGGTCGACAAGCCGGTGGGAGTGGCGGCCCACCCCAGCCCCGGATGGACCGGCCCGACGGTGATCGGCGGCCTCGCCGCGATCGGGCACCGCATCTCCACGAGTGGTGCCGCCGAGCGTCAGGGCGTGGTGCACCGGCTCGACGTGGGGACCACCGGCATCATGGTGGTCGCCAAGAGCGAACAGGCGTACACGGCGTTGAAGCGGGCCTTCAAGTACCGCGAGGTGGACAAGGGTTACCACGCCGTGGTGCAGGGCCACCTGGACCCGCTGCGCGGGACCGTGGACGCGCCGATCGACAGGCACCCGACCCACGACTACCGCTGGGCGGTGGTGTCCGGCGGCAAGCCGAGCATCACCCACTACGACACCCTTGAGGCGTTCCCGGCGGCGAGCCTGGTCGACGTCCGGCTGGAGACCGGTCGGACGCACCAGATCCGGGTGCACTTCTCCACCCTGCGGCACCCCTGCGTGGGTGATCTCACCTATGGCGCCGACCCCACCCTCTCGGCCCGTCTGGGCCTGGCCCGACAGTGGTTGCACGCCCGCGAACTGAGCTTTTTGCACCCCCGAACGGGGGACGAGGTCCGGTTCGTCAGCGACTACCCTGACGATCTGGACCGCGCGCTCCAGATCCTGCGTGACTGA
- a CDS encoding MinD/ParA family ATP-binding protein produces the protein MEGSETGWGRPAEPAPRWRALLDRARLGGRGAEQTEPERRADDAPPDPLPRRAAPNGYAGRAPAIGHPADLSYGAEPDYRAEATYRVDPAYRAEPDYRAEPAYRSDPAYRSEPDYRSDPAYRAEPGYRAEPGYRPEPDYRAEPAYRAEPAYRPEPGFRAEQGFGAEQGFGAEPGFGAEPGYRGEPDYRAESAYRAEPGYRADPGQRIEPTYRTEPEPPPAVPDPGPSRYALLDNGYRPGDPPVESRYALLETGYQPETGYPVAVPQPSPPAAPIAPPPVAPPPVAPPPVAQPVGSAVVERSYPARIEWRSQGIDEQERANGVLRRDLGTPRVLAFANPKGGVHKTTATVLAAATVGSVRGQGVLAWDDNELRGTLGLRAGSARHARTIRHLVTDLAQIEILEGETLLGRLDDYLRHASDGSYDVLAGEESPRFAQRLDQFTVRRVLELLRRTHDVVCVDTGNNVESPNWRTVMQAADQLVVTTVPREDAAFSADWMLDLLHEEGMGELADNAVTLISCPTPGRSPLQDDLERHFATRTRGVAVVPYDPALETGASIEYHQLQPETRQAWLRAAAMMVEPFAR, from the coding sequence GTGGAGGGCAGTGAGACCGGCTGGGGCCGGCCGGCCGAACCAGCGCCGCGGTGGCGTGCGTTGTTGGACCGTGCCCGGCTGGGCGGTCGCGGCGCGGAGCAGACCGAGCCGGAGCGGCGTGCCGACGACGCGCCACCTGACCCGCTGCCCCGGCGCGCGGCCCCCAACGGCTACGCGGGGCGGGCACCCGCCATCGGGCATCCCGCAGATCTGTCGTACGGCGCGGAGCCCGACTACCGCGCCGAGGCGACCTACCGCGTCGACCCCGCCTACCGGGCCGAGCCGGACTACCGCGCCGAGCCGGCGTACCGCTCGGACCCCGCGTACCGGTCCGAGCCGGACTACCGGTCGGACCCGGCGTACCGCGCGGAGCCGGGTTACCGGGCCGAGCCGGGGTACCGGCCGGAGCCCGACTATCGGGCCGAGCCGGCGTACCGTGCGGAGCCGGCCTATCGCCCGGAGCCGGGCTTCCGGGCCGAGCAGGGCTTCGGGGCCGAGCAGGGCTTCGGGGCCGAGCCGGGCTTCGGGGCCGAGCCGGGTTACCGGGGTGAGCCCGACTATCGGGCGGAGTCGGCGTACCGCGCGGAGCCGGGGTACCGGGCGGATCCGGGCCAGCGGATCGAGCCGACGTACCGGACCGAACCCGAGCCGCCGCCGGCCGTCCCCGACCCGGGTCCGTCGCGGTACGCGTTGCTGGACAACGGTTACCGGCCGGGCGACCCGCCGGTGGAGTCGCGGTACGCCCTGCTGGAGACCGGCTACCAGCCGGAGACCGGCTATCCGGTCGCCGTGCCGCAGCCCTCACCACCCGCAGCGCCGATCGCCCCACCGCCCGTCGCCCCGCCGCCGGTCGCGCCTCCGCCGGTCGCCCAACCGGTCGGCTCGGCGGTCGTCGAGCGCTCCTACCCGGCCCGGATCGAGTGGCGCTCGCAGGGCATCGACGAGCAGGAACGGGCCAACGGGGTGCTGCGACGGGATCTGGGCACGCCCCGGGTGCTCGCCTTCGCCAACCCGAAGGGCGGGGTGCACAAGACCACCGCGACCGTGCTCGCCGCCGCCACCGTCGGCAGCGTACGGGGGCAGGGCGTGCTGGCCTGGGACGACAACGAGCTGCGCGGCACCCTCGGTCTGCGCGCCGGCAGTGCCCGGCACGCCCGGACGATCCGGCACCTGGTCACCGACCTGGCCCAGATCGAGATCCTCGAGGGCGAGACCCTGCTGGGTCGGCTGGACGACTACCTGCGGCACGCCTCCGACGGTTCGTACGACGTGCTGGCCGGTGAGGAGAGCCCGCGCTTCGCCCAGCGACTGGACCAGTTCACCGTCCGGCGGGTGCTGGAGCTGCTACGGCGTACCCACGACGTGGTCTGCGTCGACACCGGCAACAACGTGGAGAGCCCCAACTGGCGCACCGTGATGCAGGCCGCCGACCAACTGGTGGTGACCACCGTGCCGCGGGAGGACGCGGCGTTCAGCGCGGACTGGATGCTCGACCTGCTGCACGAGGAGGGCATGGGCGAGCTGGCGGACAACGCCGTCACCCTCATCTCCTGCCCGACCCCGGGTCGCTCGCCGTTGCAGGACGACCTGGAACGGCACTTCGCCACCCGTACCCGTGGAGTGGCCGTGGTGCCCTACGACCCGGCGCTGGAGACCGGGGCGTCGATCGAGTACCACCAGCTCCAGCCGGAGACCCGGCAGGCGTGGTTGCGGGCGGCGGCGATGATGGTGGAGCCGTTCGCCCGGTGA
- a CDS encoding DUF2567 domain-containing protein: protein MSLPGTVPPPDAPPATPQHGYGPGDAPASAAYQSSLELSFDEPRRPLRTVATVLASVLAVAVLGVPFGLLWAGLAPDTPVLKTAEGAIYADPQPEQPIAADGWFSLLGLAFGLLVALALWFALRRRRGPVGLLAAVLGALAAAPVAWQVGRRIGLATFDRLLATAPAGQAFTKPADLRAGGVDWLLGVLPVPHGNLLLPAFGAAITYTLLAGWSRWPGLRPEPEPGLSWVSAGTPVPPTAPEPPAPDAAEPPRG from the coding sequence GTGTCGCTGCCGGGGACCGTGCCACCGCCGGACGCCCCGCCGGCGACACCGCAACACGGGTACGGTCCGGGCGACGCCCCCGCCTCGGCGGCGTACCAGAGCTCGTTGGAGTTGAGCTTCGACGAGCCGCGTCGTCCGCTGCGTACCGTGGCGACGGTGCTGGCCAGCGTGCTCGCCGTGGCCGTCCTGGGGGTGCCGTTCGGGCTGCTCTGGGCCGGGCTCGCGCCGGACACGCCGGTGCTCAAGACCGCCGAGGGGGCGATCTACGCCGACCCGCAACCGGAGCAGCCGATCGCCGCCGACGGGTGGTTCAGTCTGCTCGGGCTGGCCTTCGGGTTGCTGGTGGCTCTCGCCCTGTGGTTCGCGCTGCGACGTCGGCGCGGCCCGGTCGGGCTGCTCGCCGCGGTGCTCGGCGCGTTGGCCGCCGCGCCGGTGGCCTGGCAGGTGGGACGGCGGATCGGATTGGCCACCTTCGACCGGCTGCTGGCCACCGCCCCGGCCGGGCAGGCCTTCACCAAACCCGCCGACCTGCGGGCCGGCGGGGTCGACTGGCTGCTCGGTGTCCTCCCGGTGCCGCACGGCAACCTGCTGTTGCCGGCGTTCGGCGCCGCGATCACGTACACACTGCTGGCGGGCTGGTCACGGTGGCCGGGCCTGCGCCCGGAGCCCGAGCCAGGGCTCAGTTGGGTGTCGGCGGGGACGCCAGTTCCGCCAACGGCACCGGAACCGCCCGCACCTGACGCAGCAGAGCCGCCTCGCGGTTGA